The following are encoded together in the Desulfococcus multivorans genome:
- a CDS encoding acyl-CoA carboxylase subunit beta: MKSYFEKMTDLGSELKKGRIRWMTWDGDDNTKNIEDAEAQINEAVNQVKNAGFPTEKINARGEMTVWQRLEYLVDPGTWNPLHTLFNPLANDEGTTNVIDGLGKISGKWAVIIGFDNKVMAGAWLPGQSENILRATDLSKRLNIPLVWLVNCSGAKLPEQEKFYANRRGAGTPFFRHAELAQLGVPVLAGIYGTNPAGGGYQGISPAVLFAHKNCNIAVGGAGIVSGMAPKGYFDQETAEILIEKTKQFKSKPPGSVKIHYDETGFFRYVYEEEQGVLDGLKAYMKEMPAYHPRFYRVAEPKDPRFSVEELYRLLPLEPKKVYDFDEILARLVDGSEHMEFRPGYGPEIYTGLCKIDGFLVGCIGNRQGYLGKEYPEYADYPGIGGKLYRQGLIKMNEFVTLCGRDRVPVIWFQDTSGIDVGDLAEKAELLGLGQSLIYSIQQTDVPMMLVVLRKGSAAAHYVMGGPTANRHNAFTLGTVATEISVMHGETAAVATYARRLVKEKEAGRPLDPVIESMNQMAREYHEKSRPIFCAKTGLVDEIVAMKDLRNYLVAFTGAAYQNPKSICPHHQMILPRSIKG, translated from the coding sequence ATGAAATCTTACTTTGAAAAAATGACGGACCTGGGCAGCGAATTAAAAAAAGGGCGTATCCGATGGATGACCTGGGACGGCGATGACAACACCAAAAATATTGAAGACGCCGAGGCACAAATCAACGAGGCGGTCAATCAGGTCAAGAATGCCGGTTTTCCCACTGAAAAAATCAATGCCAGGGGAGAGATGACGGTATGGCAGCGGCTGGAGTACCTCGTGGATCCAGGGACCTGGAACCCCCTCCATACGCTTTTCAATCCCCTGGCCAACGATGAAGGGACCACCAATGTGATAGACGGCCTGGGCAAGATCTCCGGCAAATGGGCGGTGATCATCGGGTTTGACAACAAGGTCATGGCCGGGGCCTGGCTGCCAGGGCAGTCGGAAAATATCCTGCGGGCCACCGATTTGAGCAAGCGATTGAACATCCCGCTGGTCTGGCTGGTCAATTGCAGCGGCGCAAAACTCCCCGAGCAGGAAAAATTTTACGCCAACCGCCGCGGGGCCGGCACGCCGTTTTTCAGACACGCCGAACTGGCGCAGCTCGGCGTGCCGGTGCTGGCCGGAATCTACGGAACCAACCCCGCAGGCGGTGGATATCAGGGCATCAGCCCCGCGGTTCTTTTCGCCCACAAAAACTGCAACATCGCGGTAGGGGGCGCCGGCATCGTAAGCGGAATGGCCCCCAAGGGGTATTTTGACCAGGAGACGGCCGAAATCCTGATCGAAAAGACAAAACAATTCAAATCCAAGCCGCCGGGATCCGTAAAGATCCATTACGACGAAACCGGCTTTTTTCGATATGTGTACGAAGAAGAGCAGGGAGTTCTGGACGGCCTCAAGGCCTATATGAAGGAGATGCCCGCCTATCATCCGAGATTTTATCGCGTTGCTGAGCCCAAAGACCCCAGGTTTTCAGTGGAGGAGCTGTACCGGCTGCTGCCCCTTGAACCTAAAAAAGTCTATGATTTTGATGAGATCCTCGCACGCCTGGTGGACGGCAGCGAGCACATGGAGTTTCGCCCCGGCTATGGCCCGGAGATCTACACCGGCCTGTGTAAAATAGACGGCTTTCTCGTCGGATGCATCGGAAACCGGCAGGGGTATCTGGGCAAAGAGTATCCCGAATATGCCGACTATCCGGGCATCGGTGGAAAACTCTACCGCCAGGGCCTCATCAAGATGAACGAATTCGTGACCTTGTGCGGACGGGATCGGGTCCCCGTCATCTGGTTTCAGGATACCAGCGGTATCGACGTGGGAGACCTGGCCGAAAAAGCGGAACTACTCGGACTGGGACAGTCCCTGATCTATTCCATTCAACAGACGGATGTTCCGATGATGCTCGTCGTTCTGAGAAAGGGATCCGCGGCGGCCCACTACGTGATGGGAGGCCCGACGGCCAACCGGCACAATGCCTTTACCCTGGGAACCGTAGCCACCGAGATATCCGTCATGCACGGCGAAACTGCGGCCGTTGCCACTTACGCGCGCCGACTGGTGAAGGAAAAAGAGGCGGGAAGGCCCCTGGATCCGGTCATCGAGAGCATGAACCAGATGGCCCGGGAGTATCACGAGAAATCCCGCCCGATCTTCTGTGCTAAAACCGGTCTCGTGGACGAGATCGTCGCCATGAAGGACCTTCGAAATTATCTGGTGGCCTTTACGGGTGCGGCCTATCAGAATCCAAAATCGATCTGTCCACACCATCAGATGATCCTTCCGCGGAGCATCAAGGGTTAG
- a CDS encoding cysteine hydrolase family protein translates to MIQGTTEKPALLIIDLVKDTFDAANRFPVTPFAREIVEPINVLTAAFRKQGWPIVFSTDAFHEDDFIFKGRMKPHALAGTPGAEVADELDRSPEDLWLPKPRFSAFFGTELDKLLKQRGVTLCAVAGVSTNVCVLTTAMDALCFDYKAVLLEDCTAAASREVHEQILNCYRRTPLDPLLRVMNSRQLIDALGKG, encoded by the coding sequence ATGATACAGGGTACCACCGAAAAACCGGCGCTTCTGATCATCGATCTGGTCAAGGACACCTTCGACGCGGCCAACCGCTTCCCCGTCACCCCTTTCGCCCGGGAGATCGTGGAACCCATCAACGTCTTGACCGCCGCGTTTCGAAAACAGGGTTGGCCCATCGTCTTCTCTACCGATGCCTTTCACGAGGACGACTTCATCTTCAAAGGACGGATGAAACCCCACGCCCTGGCCGGTACCCCCGGCGCCGAAGTCGCTGACGAACTGGATCGCAGCCCCGAAGACCTCTGGCTCCCCAAACCCAGGTTCTCGGCCTTCTTCGGGACAGAACTGGATAAGTTGCTGAAACAGCGGGGCGTCACGCTGTGCGCCGTGGCCGGCGTCTCCACCAATGTCTGTGTCCTGACCACTGCCATGGACGCCCTGTGTTTCGACTATAAAGCAGTCCTGCTGGAGGACTGCACCGCCGCTGCTTCCAGGGAGGTTCACGAACAGATCCTGAACTGCTATCGCCGCACGCCCCTCGACCCCCTGCTTCGGGTGATGAACTCCCGACAACTGATCGACGCTTTGGGGAAGGGGTGA
- the acd gene encoding glutaryl-CoA dehydrogenase Acd: MDFNLSKELQMLQKEVRNFVNKKIVPFADQWDNENHFPYEEAVRPMGELGFFGTVIPEEYGGEGMDQGWLAAMIVTEEIARGSSALRVQLNMEVLGCAYTILTYGSEALKKKYVPKLSSAEFLGGFGITEPDAGSDVMAMSSTAEDKGDHWLLNGSKTWISNAAQADVLIYYAYTDKAAGSRGLSAFVIEPRNFPGIKTSNLEKLGSHASPTGELFLDNVKVPKENILGKPGDGARIVFGSLNHTRLSAAAGGVGLAQACLDAAIKYCNERRQFGKPIGDFQMNQDMIAQMAVEVEAARLLAYKAAAAKDEGRLNNGLDVAMAKYAAGEAVSKCANYAMRILGAYGYSTEYPVARFYRDAPTYYMVEGSANICKMIIALDQLGVRKANR; this comes from the coding sequence ATGGATTTCAACTTATCCAAAGAACTACAGATGCTGCAGAAAGAGGTCCGCAACTTCGTCAACAAGAAGATCGTCCCCTTCGCCGACCAGTGGGACAACGAGAATCACTTCCCATACGAGGAGGCCGTCCGACCCATGGGCGAGCTGGGCTTCTTCGGGACGGTGATTCCCGAGGAGTACGGCGGCGAAGGCATGGACCAGGGATGGCTCGCGGCCATGATCGTCACCGAGGAGATCGCAAGGGGCTCCTCCGCGCTCCGGGTCCAGCTCAACATGGAGGTGCTGGGGTGCGCCTATACCATCCTGACTTACGGGAGCGAGGCCCTCAAGAAGAAATACGTCCCCAAGCTCTCCAGCGCCGAATTCCTGGGCGGCTTCGGCATCACCGAGCCCGACGCCGGCTCCGACGTCATGGCCATGTCCTCCACGGCCGAGGACAAGGGGGACCACTGGCTCCTCAACGGCTCCAAGACCTGGATCTCCAACGCGGCCCAGGCCGACGTGCTGATCTACTATGCCTACACCGACAAGGCGGCGGGCTCCCGGGGGCTTTCGGCCTTCGTCATCGAACCCCGGAACTTCCCCGGCATCAAGACCTCCAACCTGGAGAAGCTGGGATCCCACGCCTCCCCCACCGGCGAGCTCTTCCTCGACAACGTCAAGGTGCCCAAGGAGAACATCCTCGGCAAGCCCGGCGACGGCGCCAGGATCGTCTTCGGATCCCTCAACCACACCCGGCTTTCAGCCGCCGCCGGCGGCGTTGGGCTCGCCCAGGCCTGCCTGGACGCCGCCATCAAGTACTGCAACGAGCGCCGCCAGTTCGGCAAGCCCATCGGCGATTTCCAGATGAACCAGGACATGATCGCCCAGATGGCCGTCGAGGTGGAGGCGGCCCGTCTTCTGGCCTACAAGGCTGCCGCGGCAAAGGACGAGGGCCGGCTCAACAACGGCCTCGACGTGGCCATGGCCAAGTATGCCGCCGGCGAAGCCGTGAGCAAGTGCGCCAATTACGCCATGCGCATCCTCGGGGCCTACGGCTACTCCACCGAGTACCCCGTCGCCCGCTTCTACCGCGACGCACCCACCTATTACATGGTGGAGGGCTCGGCCAATATCTGCAAGATGATCATCGCCCTGGATCAGCTGGGGGTCAGAAAGGCCAACCGGTAA
- a CDS encoding dodecin family protein, with protein MSDSVYKIIELVGTSTVSWEDAAKNAVETSSERLVDLRIAEISKLDMKLENGKVTAYRARVKLSFKYGTGK; from the coding sequence ATGAGTGACAGTGTCTATAAAATCATCGAACTGGTGGGAACAAGTACCGTTTCGTGGGAAGACGCCGCTAAAAACGCCGTCGAGACCAGCAGTGAGCGTCTTGTTGACCTGAGAATCGCCGAGATCTCAAAACTCGATATGAAACTCGAAAACGGTAAGGTTACCGCCTACAGGGCTCGCGTGAAACTTTCGTTCAAGTACGGCACCGGAAAGTAA
- a CDS encoding ATP-binding protein: MQSETGSDDTVKSVSSQAFDWSDFLKCNRTSIIHQWVDRLLASGDSPYARRPRYELLETVGRAFEANFKVITDADYRCIDHFIDFITRLRLKAGFALQDVQQAFELYRDVVLPMVCAESGRENLYPVLVPLNRCLAYTIFRFSDRFQELHEKQLVDLAAQLKAEVEVRTSELRESEMNYKTLVEEIQDGYMAIHDGRVVYANKAFCRMHGYAMEDVLHQPFVRFIVNEDRGKFDGIQAYGEEPHHEGLILEYMRLTQDEKCFPTEITIKNTRFQNRCSTIGLCRDITQRVKMEKRVRDAERMATIGRITASLSHEIRNPLSAIKLNLQILKKNNMLQGNDQRRIDISVGEVNRLENILNELLDFAKPMSLKRQPCDLNSLISRCIELLEINCREKRLIVHLNLDDRITEVVLDPEKIQQAVINLLLNAIEASPEDGTIKLSTLFRPERPVPEVVIGVRDYGKGVHADIAEAIFEPFYTTRSQGTGLGLTNVKRVAAAHGGSVDIDRRISRGTAFYLILPARGNHGKNTHY; this comes from the coding sequence GTGCAATCCGAAACCGGTAGCGATGATACCGTCAAAAGCGTATCATCCCAAGCATTCGACTGGTCGGATTTTCTAAAGTGCAACCGGACATCCATCATTCATCAATGGGTGGATCGGCTTTTGGCGAGCGGCGACTCCCCGTATGCCCGGCGTCCCAGGTACGAGTTGCTCGAAACGGTGGGACGGGCCTTCGAGGCCAATTTCAAGGTCATCACCGACGCTGATTATCGTTGCATCGATCACTTCATCGATTTTATCACCCGTCTTCGCCTGAAGGCCGGCTTTGCGCTTCAGGACGTCCAGCAAGCCTTCGAGCTCTACCGCGATGTTGTGCTGCCCATGGTGTGTGCCGAATCCGGTCGGGAGAATCTCTACCCTGTTCTTGTCCCGCTGAATCGCTGCCTGGCCTATACGATTTTCCGATTCAGCGATCGATTCCAGGAACTTCATGAAAAGCAACTGGTGGATCTGGCGGCCCAATTGAAAGCCGAGGTCGAGGTGCGCACCTCGGAGCTGCGCGAATCCGAGATGAACTACAAAACCCTGGTAGAGGAGATCCAGGACGGCTACATGGCTATTCATGACGGCCGGGTGGTCTATGCCAACAAGGCCTTCTGCCGGATGCACGGCTATGCTATGGAAGATGTCCTGCACCAGCCTTTTGTCCGGTTTATCGTCAATGAAGACCGCGGCAAGTTCGATGGCATTCAGGCCTATGGCGAAGAACCTCACCACGAGGGTTTAATTCTCGAGTATATGCGGCTGACACAGGACGAAAAATGCTTCCCCACGGAAATCACCATCAAAAACACCCGTTTCCAGAATCGGTGCTCGACGATCGGTCTTTGTCGGGACATCACCCAGCGGGTTAAAATGGAAAAACGGGTGAGAGATGCCGAGCGTATGGCCACCATCGGACGGATCACGGCGTCGCTGTCTCACGAAATTCGCAATCCATTGTCAGCCATAAAGCTCAATCTGCAAATCCTGAAAAAAAACAACATGCTTCAAGGTAACGACCAGCGGCGCATCGACATTTCGGTAGGCGAGGTCAACCGGCTTGAAAACATCCTGAACGAACTCCTGGACTTTGCAAAGCCCATGTCTCTCAAACGCCAGCCCTGCGATCTGAACAGCCTGATCTCGCGGTGTATCGAATTGTTGGAAATCAACTGCAGGGAAAAACGGCTCATCGTGCACCTAAACCTGGATGACCGGATCACCGAAGTGGTGCTGGATCCGGAAAAAATCCAGCAGGCGGTGATCAATCTGCTGCTCAACGCCATCGAGGCTTCCCCCGAAGACGGAACCATCAAACTGAGCACGCTTTTTCGGCCTGAAAGGCCGGTACCGGAGGTGGTTATCGGGGTTCGCGATTATGGGAAGGGTGTTCACGCCGACATCGCCGAAGCGATCTTCGAACCGTTTTATACCACCAGAAGCCAGGGCACCGGTCTGGGCCTTACCAACGTCAAACGGGTCGCCGCCGCACACGGAGGGAGCGTAGATATCGATCGCCGAATATCACGGGGGACCGCTTTTTATCTGATTCTGCCTGCAAGAGGAAATCATGGCAAAAATACTCATTATTGA
- a CDS encoding acetyl-CoA carboxylase biotin carboxyl carrier protein subunit, producing the protein MTQDITAPLAGKIVRLSMEVGMKVEEDDEALVIEAMKMETPVFIPCNGTITAVKVKAGDTVEEDDVLGVVEEA; encoded by the coding sequence ATGACACAAGACATCACAGCACCCCTTGCGGGCAAGATTGTTCGACTCAGCATGGAAGTCGGGATGAAGGTAGAGGAAGATGATGAAGCATTGGTGATCGAGGCCATGAAAATGGAAACCCCGGTTTTTATTCCCTGCAATGGCACCATCACGGCCGTCAAGGTCAAAGCCGGCGACACGGTTGAAGAAGATGACGTGCTGGGCGTAGTTGAAGAAGCTTAA
- a CDS encoding sodium ion-translocating decarboxylase subunit beta, whose amino-acid sequence MTENLFSLFKTSGFFYLTPGMLVMWLIGFILIYLAIAKDYEPMLLLPIGFGIILANLPLAALMAPHEGLLWRFYHYGIQWEVIPPLIFLGLGALTDFGPMLANPKLIFLGAGAQGGVYLTFFAAYATGFFNLNEAATLGIIGGADGPTTIFLASKLAPHMLGTTAVAAYSYMALVPIIQPPIMRLMTTRKERTIRMSKGRKVSRLEKLLFPIVSAILIILLIPASAPLIAMFMIGNLFREAKVVERLTHAAQNELLNIVTIFLGLPVGATMTAENFLQPKVIFIFFLGLFAFMVSTATGIILAKLMNLFSKDKINPLLGAAGVSAVPMAARVVHKVGAEADKKNYLLMYAMGPNVAGVIGTVIAAGVFLTLLGS is encoded by the coding sequence ATGACTGAAAACCTGTTTTCCCTGTTCAAGACCTCCGGATTTTTTTATTTGACCCCTGGGATGCTGGTCATGTGGCTGATCGGTTTTATTCTCATCTATCTTGCCATTGCCAAGGATTACGAACCGATGCTGCTCCTGCCGATCGGATTCGGGATCATTCTTGCCAATCTCCCGTTGGCTGCCCTGATGGCGCCCCACGAGGGATTGCTCTGGCGATTCTACCATTACGGCATCCAGTGGGAAGTCATTCCGCCCCTGATCTTTCTGGGGCTTGGGGCACTCACCGATTTCGGCCCCATGCTGGCCAATCCCAAGCTCATTTTTCTTGGCGCCGGTGCCCAGGGCGGCGTGTACCTGACCTTTTTCGCCGCATACGCCACGGGTTTTTTCAATTTGAACGAGGCCGCTACGCTCGGCATCATCGGCGGCGCCGACGGCCCGACAACGATCTTTCTGGCGTCGAAACTGGCCCCACACATGCTCGGCACCACAGCGGTTGCGGCTTACTCCTACATGGCGCTGGTCCCCATCATTCAGCCGCCGATCATGAGGCTGATGACTACCCGGAAAGAGCGCACCATTCGCATGTCAAAAGGCCGGAAGGTGAGTCGCCTGGAAAAACTTCTCTTCCCCATCGTCTCGGCGATTCTGATTATCCTGCTCATCCCCGCTTCAGCGCCCTTGATCGCCATGTTCATGATCGGAAATCTGTTTCGGGAGGCAAAGGTGGTGGAGCGACTTACCCACGCCGCCCAGAACGAGTTGCTCAATATCGTGACGATATTCCTGGGGCTGCCGGTGGGCGCCACCATGACCGCCGAAAACTTCCTCCAGCCCAAGGTGATCTTCATCTTTTTCCTGGGACTGTTTGCCTTCATGGTGAGCACCGCGACAGGCATCATCCTGGCCAAGTTGATGAATCTGTTTTCCAAGGATAAAATCAATCCCCTCCTGGGTGCAGCTGGCGTTTCCGCCGTTCCCATGGCAGCGCGGGTGGTTCACAAGGTCGGGGCCGAGGCGGATAAGAAGAACTACCTGCTCATGTACGCCATGGGACCAAACGTCGCCGGCGTGATCGGCACGGTTATCGCCGCCGGCGTTTTCCTGACACTGCTCGGATCCTGA
- a CDS encoding sigma-54-dependent transcriptional regulator, which yields MAKILIIDDERPILESLEMFLTEKDHDVSTALSAAQGLEACTTFSPDVVILDVHLPDHSGFEVLKTLNALPRAPKVIMITAHHDMETTITAMKYGAYDYIFKPLDADEIEAAVEKAFSVLVAERECTHAEPKPESTSGGAIIGKSEKMCEVFKTIGVLCQNRATALILGETGTGKELIARVIHHNSPTCNEPMITVDCSAVVETLLESELFGHERGAFTGAVQTKIGKLELAGNGTLFIDEIGELPLGLQGKFLGFLERREFMRVGGHKWHRSNGRIIAATNRNLADMVRDGLFRRDLFYRLKVVTINVPPLRERVEDIPELARHFLLKANREMKLEILKFQEGVIPRLMAHPWPGNVRELENLILSAAVQSRGNVILLEDIEKALVLNTGSSEPNQGQTALTQMERKHIQQVLIQAGWNRNQAASLLGISLPTLRSKIRKYDLASPCEKR from the coding sequence ATGGCAAAAATACTCATTATTGACGATGAGCGCCCCATCCTGGAATCCCTGGAGATGTTTCTCACGGAAAAGGACCACGACGTGAGCACGGCACTTTCTGCCGCCCAGGGTCTCGAGGCATGCACGACATTTTCACCCGATGTGGTCATTCTGGACGTACACCTCCCGGACCACAGCGGATTCGAGGTCCTGAAAACCCTGAACGCCCTGCCCCGGGCCCCTAAGGTCATCATGATCACTGCGCACCATGACATGGAAACCACCATCACCGCCATGAAATATGGTGCTTACGACTACATCTTCAAGCCGCTGGATGCCGATGAGATCGAGGCGGCAGTGGAGAAAGCCTTCAGCGTACTGGTTGCCGAACGGGAATGCACGCATGCCGAACCGAAACCCGAATCGACATCGGGCGGTGCCATCATCGGTAAGAGCGAGAAAATGTGCGAGGTCTTCAAAACCATCGGCGTATTGTGCCAGAACCGCGCTACCGCTCTGATTCTGGGGGAAACCGGGACAGGCAAGGAATTGATCGCCCGGGTGATCCATCACAACAGCCCCACCTGCAACGAACCGATGATCACGGTGGACTGTTCCGCCGTCGTCGAAACCCTGCTGGAAAGCGAGTTGTTCGGCCATGAGAGGGGGGCCTTTACCGGTGCCGTCCAGACCAAAATCGGGAAACTCGAACTGGCCGGCAACGGCACGCTGTTTATAGACGAAATCGGCGAATTGCCGCTGGGGTTGCAGGGAAAATTTCTCGGCTTTCTGGAGCGTCGGGAATTCATGCGCGTCGGCGGCCACAAATGGCATCGATCCAATGGCCGAATCATCGCCGCCACCAATCGCAATCTGGCCGACATGGTCAGAGATGGCCTGTTTCGGAGGGATCTCTTTTATCGGCTCAAGGTCGTAACGATCAATGTGCCGCCGCTCCGGGAACGTGTCGAAGATATTCCCGAATTGGCACGACACTTTCTGCTGAAAGCCAATCGGGAAATGAAACTCGAGATTCTTAAGTTTCAAGAGGGCGTCATCCCGAGACTCATGGCACACCCCTGGCCCGGGAACGTTCGGGAACTCGAAAATCTGATCTTGTCAGCGGCGGTTCAATCCCGGGGGAATGTCATCCTTCTGGAGGATATCGAAAAGGCCCTGGTCCTCAACACCGGGAGCTCCGAACCGAACCAAGGTCAAACCGCGCTGACCCAAATGGAGCGTAAGCATATTCAGCAGGTACTGATCCAGGCCGGCTGGAATCGAAACCAGGCCGCAAGCCTGTTGGGCATTTCCTTGCCGACGCTCCGCAGCAAGATCCGAAAGTACGACCTCGCCTCGCCCTGCGAGAAGCGGTGA
- a CDS encoding benzoate-CoA ligase family protein, whose product MGFEIKLPEHFNAADYFVDRNIREGRKDKVAVVCEDRQLTYGQIQEGVNRIGNGLRALGVRMEERVALLLLDTEIYPQAFFGAIKIGAVPINLNTLMRPKDYQYFLNDSRARVLVINSELLENLTDIRGNLKFLEHVIVVNGTGKTDDIDFTSWIADQSPLLDAAPTTPDDACFWLYSSGSTGQPKGTVHLQHDMVFAAETYGKQVLQVQEDDRCFSAAKLFFAYGLGNGLYFPFSVGATAIYHPGRPTPDAMYDVINTHGATIFFGVPTLFGAMLTNEGTLGPVKICVSAGEALPPEIFKRWKERFGVPIMDGIGSTEVAHIFISNRRDAMRPGSTGKIVPGYEARIVDENLADLPKGEIGTLLIKGDSIAAYYWNKHEKTKSTMLGAWINTDDKFFEDEEGFFFYVGRSNDMLKAGGIWVSPIEVEACLMEHAAVLECGVTGSPDKDQLIKPRAFVVLNKGFEPSPELEKELKEYVKSKLAHYKYPRWIDFMEELPKTATGKIKRFMLKEFASK is encoded by the coding sequence ATGGGGTTTGAAATCAAGTTACCGGAACATTTCAATGCGGCAGATTATTTTGTGGATCGCAACATTCGTGAAGGCCGTAAGGACAAAGTCGCGGTTGTTTGCGAGGATCGTCAGCTGACCTACGGACAGATCCAGGAAGGGGTCAACCGAATCGGCAATGGTCTGCGGGCTCTGGGGGTCCGCATGGAGGAGCGGGTGGCCTTGCTGCTGCTGGATACCGAAATCTATCCCCAGGCATTTTTCGGTGCCATCAAGATCGGTGCGGTGCCCATCAATCTCAATACCCTGATGCGGCCCAAGGATTACCAGTATTTTCTCAACGACAGCCGGGCCCGGGTGCTGGTCATCAATTCGGAATTACTGGAAAACCTTACCGACATCCGCGGAAACCTGAAGTTCCTGGAACATGTGATCGTCGTCAACGGCACCGGAAAAACCGACGATATCGATTTTACCTCCTGGATCGCCGACCAGTCCCCTCTTCTGGACGCGGCACCCACCACGCCCGACGACGCCTGCTTCTGGCTGTACAGTTCCGGTTCCACAGGACAGCCCAAGGGCACCGTTCATCTGCAGCACGATATGGTTTTTGCCGCGGAGACCTATGGTAAACAGGTCCTCCAGGTTCAGGAGGATGATCGCTGTTTTTCCGCAGCCAAGCTTTTTTTCGCTTATGGACTGGGAAACGGGCTCTATTTCCCCTTCAGCGTAGGCGCCACCGCGATCTATCATCCGGGGAGACCGACCCCCGATGCCATGTATGATGTGATCAACACCCATGGCGCAACCATATTTTTCGGCGTTCCCACCTTGTTCGGTGCGATGCTGACCAACGAGGGGACTCTGGGGCCCGTCAAGATCTGTGTTTCGGCCGGTGAAGCGCTGCCGCCGGAAATCTTCAAACGGTGGAAGGAGCGGTTCGGGGTGCCCATTATGGACGGCATCGGCTCGACGGAAGTTGCGCATATCTTCATCTCGAATCGCAGAGACGCCATGCGTCCCGGATCCACGGGCAAGATCGTTCCGGGATACGAAGCGAGAATCGTGGACGAAAACCTGGCTGATCTGCCCAAGGGCGAGATCGGCACCCTGCTCATCAAGGGTGACAGCATCGCCGCTTACTACTGGAACAAACACGAGAAAACCAAAAGCACTATGCTCGGGGCATGGATCAACACCGACGACAAATTTTTCGAGGATGAAGAAGGGTTCTTCTTTTACGTCGGCCGATCCAACGACATGCTCAAAGCCGGCGGCATCTGGGTTTCTCCCATCGAGGTGGAGGCATGCCTTATGGAACACGCGGCCGTGCTGGAATGCGGCGTAACCGGTTCGCCGGACAAGGATCAGTTGATCAAACCCCGGGCCTTTGTCGTATTGAACAAAGGTTTTGAGCCGTCGCCCGAACTGGAGAAGGAACTCAAGGAATACGTGAAGAGCAAATTGGCCCATTACAAGTATCCCCGATGGATCGATTTCATGGAGGAGTTACCGAAAACCGCTACGGGAAAGATCAAGCGGTTCATGTTGAAGGAATTCGCGTCCAAATAG
- a CDS encoding GPR1/FUN34/YaaH family transporter: protein MEKSRLGNPNIFALGAFGFSLAMLGVELTIDHAAAGATMYAVFFAGLLEFIAGMWLIAKGESYLASIVALFGGWLLGFFLLNTQGKVLGLANPAGNAWYMFALLVPIAFLAIPAVKMGRTKLICAFVALFALVLALGLGFLLGPAAVGKPYMVIAGWCAFISMFFIWWLMYDNIMELMHPHEG, encoded by the coding sequence ATGGAGAAATCTCGATTAGGAAACCCCAACATATTTGCCCTGGGCGCCTTTGGCTTTTCTCTGGCGATGCTGGGAGTAGAACTGACCATCGACCACGCCGCGGCAGGGGCAACCATGTACGCCGTGTTTTTCGCGGGCCTTTTGGAGTTTATTGCCGGCATGTGGCTGATCGCCAAAGGGGAAAGCTATCTCGCCAGCATCGTAGCGCTGTTTGGCGGCTGGCTTCTTGGCTTTTTTCTCCTCAATACCCAGGGCAAGGTTCTGGGTCTGGCAAATCCCGCAGGCAACGCATGGTATATGTTTGCCCTCCTGGTGCCGATCGCTTTTCTGGCCATTCCAGCCGTCAAGATGGGAAGAACGAAACTCATTTGCGCATTTGTCGCGCTCTTCGCACTTGTTCTCGCGTTAGGGCTGGGCTTTCTCCTGGGACCTGCCGCCGTCGGCAAACCTTATATGGTCATCGCGGGATGGTGCGCCTTTATATCCATGTTTTTTATCTGGTGGCTCATGTATGACAACATCATGGAGCTCATGCACCCACACGAAGGATAA